One window of Ciconia boyciana chromosome 10, ASM3463844v1, whole genome shotgun sequence genomic DNA carries:
- the LOC140657608 gene encoding uncharacterized protein, protein MSLGRRNRLKPLGPANTGARQPGEARVPRRSPGFTRAPRGPGPPRPAPGQSGGHGRGPRALSCPLLGRKRLGASGHKTSGLPENGQRRPEAAGPGWTGAEPPLPAYPGLCWARPRAPTAGPARRNRASAAGLPRRPPEGKGPLPGRGLPPRARRRQQRGRRTARARPGRTPTAEAPALPAPAGPLRPAGPGTGRRGGTGRGGRRPLGSAGGWGARAAGAAARRFRTATLPSSGRAAGGGPAPPGCPSPAPPARAPRPRPRRPGRPQSSRGRPEARPEVPRRWRWLGPAAAGGSPRSEAAFPRPRRIFSAAPRAGRWPGGAGRSGAVRSGAAQAALPAGRDAAWGHRGPGAVGPGRGGGTAAGPPGAAAAPCGAQRRPPSRPRASLPPRRLPPGPGPPSRPAASPPAQGLRPVPPPLPPAEEVPHAWAGFLLSPGRNSQVSVKTEFGKRSQEDG, encoded by the coding sequence ATGTCCCTGGGCCGGCGCAACCGCCTTAAGCCCCTCGGGCCGGCAAACACAGGAGCGCGGCAGCCGGGAGAGGCCCGGGTGCCCCGGCGCTCCCCGGGGTTCACCCGCGcaccccgcggccccggccccccccgccccgctccgggGCAGAGCGGGGGGCACGGGCGGGGGCCCAGGGCCCTGTCGTGTCCCCTCCTGGGGAGGAAGCGGCTCGGTGCGTCCGGTCACAAAACCTCCGGTCTCCCCGAGAACGGCCAGCGTCGCCCCgaggccgcggggccgggctggaCCGGCGCAGAACCGCCACTCCCCGCCTACCCGGGCCTTTGCTGGGCACGGCCGCGGGCTCCCACCGCGGGCCCTGCTCGCCGTAACCGCGCCTCGGCCGCGGGCctcccccgccggccgccggaggggaaggggccgctgccgggccgggggctcccgccccgcgcccgccgcaggcagcagcggggccgCCGGACGGCCCGGGCCAGGCCCGGCCGCACACCCACGGCGGAGgcgccggcgctgcccgcgccggcggggccgctgcggccggcggggcccgggacggggcggcggggcgggacgggacggggcggccgccgcccgctcgGCTCCGCGGGCGGCTGGGGGGCGCGGGCAGCTGGCGCGGCCGCTCGCCGCTTCCGCACGGCAACATTGCCCTCTTCCGGCcgagcggcgggcggcggccccgctccgcccggctgccccagccccgcgccgcccgcccgagccccgcgcccgcggccccgcagGCCGGGGCGGCCGCAGAGCAGCCGCGGGCGCCCGGAGGCCCGGCCCGAGGTCCCGCGGCGCTGGCGGTGGCtgggccccgcggccgcgggcgggTCTCCCCGCAGCGAAGCGGCGTTCCCGCGGCCCCGGAGGATTTTCTCCGCTGCGCCCCGAGCTGGCCGGTGgcccggcggagcggggcggagcggggcggtgcggagcggagcggcgcaGGCCGCGCTGCCCGCTGGAAGGGACGCGGCCTGGGGAcaccgcggccccggggccgtggggccCGGCCGAGGCGGGGGCACAGCCGCCGGtccccccggggcggcggcagctCCCTGCGGGGCTCAGCGGCGGCCTCCCTCCCGGCCCAGggcctccctcccgccccgccgcctcccccccgGCCCAGGGCCTccgtcccgtcccgccgcctcccccccgGCCCAGGGCCTccgtcccgtcccgccgccTCTGCCACCGGCCGAGGAGGTGCCGCACGCCTGGGCTGGGTTTCTGCTGTCACCCGGTAGAAATTCACAGGTTTCCGTAAAGACTGAATTCGGGAAGAGGTCTCAGGAAGACGGCTAG